The following DNA comes from Thunnus thynnus chromosome 3, fThuThy2.1, whole genome shotgun sequence.
taaaatTTTTATTGTTCAAGAAGTGTAAGAACGCACCTCTTCAGTAGCCCTTTTCCAATCAAGTTTGCACAAAAATGCGATAAAAAAAGTCGACTGCACTGACACACAAATGGTGAGTCCCGTCCACAGTCCTAGTACAGAGACAAGAGTAAAGTTTAAATGGCTTTCCTGAATGTTAATTGACAAACAGGAGGCATAGGACATggtatgaatattaatattttggtCTTACCTACAATGCCCATGTTTGCTGCAAACATCAGGGACACACCAATGGGGTAACCAATGAAGTAGAATCCCACCAGGTTACACACAGCACCAATCAATTGTTTTCCTGCTCCTCTAAGAACACTTCCAGCCACACCCTGTGATATTTGGtcaaatcacattttatatatgtcaaaatgtctaAAAAGCTTTGTGAATTACATGCATCAAAATGTTAATTGAGCACTGTTTCTCACCGCAGTGGCATCGCCAATATGCATGAAAACGAATATAATCATGACATCGGCAACCCTCTGAATAATGTCTCtagaaaagagacaaagaagagaTTCTCTGTATATACTGACACTTACTGAAATGTGAGATGAAAAGACAGGAGAGGATTTTTGAGCTCTTTAGTTTGATAACTGCATCTGAAATAATCTTCAAGCCAACTGATGAATAAAATTTACAGACTATGCTAAAACCCCATTTTctagattttttgttttacttaaaatttgaaaaaatgtgctCAACTTACTTATTCAGTcagataattaaaaatgaaacagatcTGTTCAGAAGAGTCTGGCTATCTTCACAGTGTTGAATTCAGCATCAACAACAATGAACTCAAAGACCTGTCAAACATCAAGTAACAGGTTCATTAAACAATTACAGTTCAGTATGAGTCAGCATGAAAATGATCACCTTAGTTAATGTACAACAATCTGAAAAACATTATGAAACTAAGCCTGCTATATTGTAGCTTATGAATTGCAACTAAGGATACgcacaaatgtttttcatgtgtgttgGTGCAAGAAAGAAAAGGTTATTGTGTCAAAGACTTTACTCACTGATCTGAGGTGAAAATGTATCCAATGACATTCCTGGCGATGCTCAGACCACCTCCAACAAGACATGCGACTATGACTGTGTTggaacacagaaacaaaaaatagaatgtgttgttaataaagtttaacAATGCAAGATTTTCAGAACATTGTACATACTGAAATTGCCAGGGGAAAAAAGAACACAATAGTCTTAGTTTGTATGTATcaagatttttttgtgttgatgtgACTGCATCAATGTGTTCTTAAtacaaatgtttatatattactACCACTTGGCCTGAGCTGAAGATGTGTTCTCATTACTTTTGTGACTCTCTGTAAATATAACGCAGgcaacatgtactgtacacatgGGCTCTTACATGCACAGATAATGGGGACCTTGCAGGATAGCTTGgcctgctctgtgtttcctgcACCAAGAGCATTCCCAACTCGTACACCGGCAGCAACTGAGAATCCTTGTGGGAACTGTGGATGTTAAAGTATATATAAGTGATTATTGTGGAAATACATTATTCGAAAGTGatatttatctttaaaacaACTAAAACTGACTGCTTTGAAAGGCATCTACACATCCCAAAAAAGGTGTTAAACCTGCTTTCCTAAAATACCATTTCTTCAGAGCAATCACATTACAGTCATTGTCTCTAGTTTCGAGGTAGGAAAGAGTGAAGAGTAGTTACCATGAAAGCTATAGTGCTCAGCTGGAATGCTATGGACTGAGCACCAAGCTCAACCTCACTTATCACACCGGCCAGGAATCCTCCTATTTCGAATATCCACCACGTTAGACAAGTCATGAGCATACTGGGAATGGCCAGTCTGAGAAATGGACCCCACTCGTGCAGACAGTCAATTGACCAGCCTGTGGGTCAAAGGTTTGTAGTTGGAAGAGTGTTAATTTATCAACAATTACACAGCAGAATGTTTATAAAAGATAATCTATTAACAGGTTGTAAGAGACGTGAATGATGAAACAAGATGCAAATACTGGACAGAACATGAAAATTGCtgcaaaaaataacatttaaacatcaaACACGTTTTGGTCAAAATCTCCacaaaatggagaaaagaaCTGACCTCCCCATGTGGTCTTGTGCAGACCCCTCCAGTAgatgtaaatgtataaaaacaaagcCAACAAATACTGTGAGATAGCGTTGGCTGCTGCAGATCCACTTCATAGATCACAATGAACCAGCAGGTTTtagaaaaagagcagaaaaaaacagtaaaaagctgTTATTTGCTGACAAAAATCCACACTGTgctaacagaaaaataaatcagacaatcaatcaatcaatcaatcaaagaCAAGCAATCATTCTGATTGTTCTTTACTAGCTCCCTATCAAATTCAGAATCCAATTCAAAGTTCTTGTTATCACCTATAGAGCTCTGCATGGTCAAGCACCTGCCTACATTAGAGATCTACTGCAGCCCTACTGTACATCACCAGCGGGTGATGATCTGATCAGGATTTGCTGGTTGTTCCTAAAATGAGGATTAAAACTAAAGGAGACTTTGAGGTTGTGGCTCCTAAACTTTGGAACTTTCTCCCATTGGATTTCAGATCTGTGGATGCTGTggacacctttaaaaagcagcttgtTCAGACTTGCCTTTGTgtgatttttctattttctatttattctgttgtttattgtgttttatgtctgtatgtatgtttatgttctTTCCTCTATGAGGCACTTTGTGCCTTCTCTGCTCTTGAAAGGTGCTCTGTAAATAAAGTTACTGCTTACTGCTGTTAATGATTATGTACACCTTATATACATTTTGTATTATACTATCTGGATTGACAATGATGATAGCTTGTTATCTAATGCAATAATCCTGTCATAAATAGTACAGCTGTGGCCAAAAGTTTTGAGAATGACACAAGTATTGGTTTTCACAAAGTTTGCTACTTCAGTGTTTTTAGATCTTTTTGTCAGATGTTACTATGGTATACTGAAGTATAATTGCAAGCATTTCATAAGTGTCAAAGGCTTTTATTGACAATTACATTAAGTTTGCacaaaaaatcaatatttaaagTGTTGACCCTTCTTTTTCAAGACctgttgtcttcttcttctgagcCACATCCTGACTGATGGCGACCCATTCTTGCATAATCAGTGCTTGGAGTTTGTCAGAATTTGTGGATTTTTGATTGTCCATCTGCCTCTTGAGGATTGACCACAAGTTCTCAATGGGATTAAGATCTGGGGAGTTTCCTGGCCATGGACCCaaaattttgatgttttgttccTTGAGCCACTTAGTGTTATCACTTTTGCCTTATGGTAAGTTGCTCCATCATGCTGGAAAAGGCATTGTTCGTCAACAAACTGTTCTTGGATGGTTGGAAGAAGTTGCTCTCGGAGGATGTTTTGGTATCATTCTTTATTCATGGCTGTGTTGGGCAAAATTGTAAGTGAGCCCACTCCCTTGGCTGAGAAGCAACCCCACACATGAATGGTCTCAGGATTCTTTACTGTTGGCATGACATAGGACTGATTGTAGCGCTCACCTTTTCTTCTCTGGACAAGCTTTTATCCGGATGCCCCAAACAATCGGAAAGGGGATTCatcagagaaaatgactttacCCCAGTCCTCAGCAGACCAATCCCTGTACCTTTTGCAGAATATCAGTCTGTCCCTGAAGTTTTTcctggagagaagtggcttctTTGCTGCCATTCTTGACACCAGGCCATCCTCCAAAAGTCTTCACCTCATTGTGCGTGCAGATGAACTCACACCTGCCTGCTGCCATTCCTGAGCAAGCTCTGCACTGGTGGTGCCCCAATCCCGCAGCTGAATCAACTTTAGGAGATGGTCCTGGCGCTTGCTGGACTTTCTTGGGCACCCTGAAGCCTTCTTCACAACAACTGAACCTCTCTCCTTGAAGTTCTTGATGATCTGATAAGTGGTTGATTTAGGTGCAATCTTGCTAGCAGCAATATCCTTGCCTGTGAAGCCCTTTTTGTGCAAGACAATGATGACTGCACGTGTTTCCTTGCAGGTAACCATGGTTAACAGAGGAAGAACAATGATTTCCAGCACCACCCTCCTTTTAAAGCTTCCTGTCTGTTATTCTAACTCAATGAGCATGACAGAGTGATCTCCAGCCTTGTCCTCGTCAACACTCACCTGTGTTTAAGAGAGAATCACTGACATGATGTCAGCTGGTCCTTTTGTGGCAGGGCTAAAATGcagtggaaa
Coding sequences within:
- the LOC137179513 gene encoding multidrug and toxin extrusion protein 1-like isoform X2, giving the protein MVFLISIISMVFCGHLGKTELAAVSLATAVVNMAAISIGTGLSSTCDTLISQTYGSGNFKRVGVILQRGILILLLACFPCWAILINTEPLLLALKQSPEVASLSQLYVKIFMPALPAAFMYQLQGKYLQNQGILWPQSITGVVGNVLNVIINYIFLYPLELGVAGSAAANAISQYLLALFLYIYIYWRGLHKTTWGGWSIDCLHEWGPFLRLAIPSMLMTCLTWWIFEIGGFLAGVISEVELGAQSIAFQLSTIAFMFPQGFSVAAGVRVGNALGAGNTEQAKLSCKVPIICAFIVACLVGGGLSIARNVIGYIFTSDQDIIQRVADVMIIFVFMHIGDATAGVAGSVLRGAGKQLIGAVCNLVGFYFIGYPIGVSLMFAANMGIVGLWTGLTICVSVQSTFFIAFLCKLDWKRATEEALVRAGVQITQEQETVELEHKDSNQTQAWVTTTASSCVSAEEGGTDLEEHGPGHSPL